The genomic region CGCCGGGGCCGCCCTTCTCCGACGTGCGGGCGAAGACCATCACGACATCGGCGACGGTGGCGTTCCCGATGGTCCACTTCTCGCCGTCGAGCACCCAGCCGCCCTCGGTCCTGCGGGCGGTGGTCCCGTTGGCGAGGATGTCGCTGCCGTGCTCCCGTTCCGAGAGGCCCCACGCCAGCTTCGATCCGCTCTTGATCAGGTCGGCGAAGTACCGGCGCTGCTCCGGGGTGCCGGCGACCCAGAGCGGCATGTAGCTGATGGTGCTGATGACCATGGCGGTCGCCGTGGTCGGGTCGCGGCGGGCGACCAGCCGGTAGAGGTTGAAGCCGTCCTGGATGTCGACGGCCCGGCCGCCGCTCTCGGCGGGGATGCTCCAGTCGTACAGCCCCCAGGAGGCGAGCAGGTCGACGAACTCGTCGGGGTACGTCTCCCGCTCGTCCAGTTCGAGGACGCGGCCGAAGGAGAGGGGCCCGTCCTCGTCGAAGGGATCGCCCATGTGGCGTTCCAGGTCGGCCATGAGGGCCGGCAGATCGGTCATCGCTCCTCGACCTCCTCGTTCTTTTCGCTCTTCGTCGGTGTGTCGCTCAGCCGCACCGGCAGCGCGGTGAACAGACGCTGTGCAGCGTCGAGTGCGGTGGCCAGGCGTCCGGCCGGGGCGAGATCCCGGTACGACGCGGTGCGCGGGTCACGGCCGTCGGCGAGGGTCGTCAGCAGCGTGAGTACGGGGACCAGCCACGAGGTGTCACCGGGGGCGGCGCCGTAGAGGCCGTCCCCGTCGCGGTGGTACCACCAGGCCAGGGCGGCGGTGGCCGCCGCGCGGAGCAGGGACAGCCGGCCGGCGAGATCCAGGGTCTCCGGGGAGACCTTCGCCGACCGGGCGCGGTCACGCTGGGCACCGGCCGACTCGTGGACCACGGCGGCGAGTGCCGACCGCACCCCGGCGACCAGTTCGGCCGCCCGGTCCTCGCCCCGGCCGCTCAGCTCCTCCCCGATCGCGGGGGCGTACGCGGCGAATCCGAGCAGGACGTCGTCCTTGGGCCGCACCCCCAGGTCCAGCGCGGCGGGGTCCGGGCCGGGCAGCGACGTGGGGTCGCCCAGGGCGAAGACCGCGCGCAGCCGCTCCCGCGCGGGCTCGTCCGGCACGGCGGGTGCCTCCCGGTCGTCCGGGAAGGCCGGCGCGTACCCGGGGAGGTGCATCGCCAGGGCGCGCAGGTTGCCGAGCACGCTGGTGTCGATGACCGCGACCATGGCGTTGTCGCGCACCGCTTTGTCGAGTACGGCGCCGGGGCCGTCCCGCAGGACCGCCCGGGCACCGATCAGTGTGTGGCACCGGGTGACGCAGTCGGCGGTGAGACGGACGGCGACGTCCTTGACGACGGCGGATGCCAGGCCGAACGTGCCGGGCGCGACGTGCGCCTGGCGGGCGGCGGTCAGCACCGTGAGGTCGGTGGCGATCAGTTCGGCTGCGGCCAGGGCGAGTTCACGTGAACCGTACGGGGTGCCCGCGACGCGCTCCCCGCCGGTGCGGTGCTCGCCCGCGAACCGCAGTGCGGTGCGCAGCGCGGTGTCGGCGGTGGCGAGACAGCCGGCCGTGCTCATCATCCGGACGATCTGCTGGGCGCGCAGCGCGCCCGCCAGACCGCTGCCGACGTCACCGACGACGGCCTCCGGCGGCACGGGCAACCCGTCGAACTCCAGGTCGGCGAAGTCGATGCCGCGCATCCCGGTCGTGGGCTGCGGCGCTCCCCGGCGCACCTGGGGGCCGGAGAGCTCCCCGGGCCCCAGCAGTACGGCGGTGAACGCGCCCGCGCCCCGTTCCGCGGTGCGTGCCACGATCACCGCCGCGTCGGCCGAACTCCCCCGGCCGACCAGCCACTTGGTGCCGCTGAGGAGCCCTTCGGGCGTCAGGCGGCAGCTGTTGGCGAGCACATCGCTGCCGGCCCGCTCCTCGGAGAGACCGAAGGCGATCGTGCGGCCCTCGCGCAGCCAGTCGGCGACGGTCCGGTGCTGGGCTTGCGTCCCGGCGGCGAGCACGGTCATGACGGCCGAGATGCTGAACATGGTTGCGGGCATGACGTTGACGTCGCGCCGGGCGGCGACCCGGACGAGGATCTGGGTGTCCTCGAAGGTGCGGAGGGTCCCGCCGAGCGTGCCGGGAAGGTGGCACAGGTGGAAGTCCTCCGCGCGGAGCCGGGCCTCGGCCCCGTGCGGGTACTCCTCGGCGGCGTCCCGGGCCACTCCCGCCGCGAAGCCGTACGGGTTGTCCGGCGACCAGGGGTCGCCGAGCAGCCGGTCGAGGCGCTCCGCCCCCGCGAAGGCGGCGGGCACGGCGGCCGGGGCCGGCGCGTCGATGAGGGTCACTGCCCCACCCCGACGGAGGAGTCGCGGGGCGCGGAGTCCACCGGCGACGGCCGGGTCGCGATGCCGGCGGGGAAGGCGACGCCGGCCGCTCTCAGCATGGCGAGCCGCTGGTGGAAGGCGGCGCCCTTCATGATCTGCCGCCCCACGTCGGCGACCCTGCGGTGCTCGGGCGCCGCCAGGTAGGTCCCGCGCACCCATGAGTTGAAGCTGCCCATGGCGGGGCCGCACCAGATCTGGTAGTCGACCGCCCGGTCGGCCTCACCGGTCTTCGCCCAGCGTGACGCCATGCCCAGGTACCAGCGGAAGACGAGTGCCGCCCGCCTCCTGGGATGGCCCTCGGCCCGTTCGAGCTGGCCGGGGTCGCGACGGGCGAAGTACTCGGCGGTCTCCTCCCAGACGCTGTCCAGCGGCCGCCGGAAGATCTGCTGCTCGACCCGGGTCCGTACGTCCTGGGGAAGCGCCTCGATGCCGTCGTACGTGCGGTAGAGGTCGTACAGCTGCTTGGCGCGCATGGGGAAGAACGTGCCGCGCCTGAGGACCTGGAGCTCGACGCCCATCTCGAACATGTCGGCGGCGGGGGCCATGTCGAAGTCGGCGATGCCGGCCTGGGCGAGCATCTCCTTGACGCGCGGGGAGGTGCCCGCCTCCACGCAGGACTGGTTCACGGAGCCGGTCACGATGTAGTCGGCGCCCATGGCGAACGCGGCGGCCGCCGCGTCCGGGGTCCCGATGCCGCCGGCCGCCCCGATCCGGATGCGCTCGGCGTAGCCGGCCTCCTGCATGATCGCGTCGCGCTGCCGCATGATGACGGGCAGCAGGGCGGGCAGCGGCCGTCGGTCGGTGTGGCCCCCGGAGTCCGCCTCGACGGTGATGTCGTCGGCGAGCGGCACCCGGGGCGCGAGACGGGCCTGCTCCTCGGTGATGAGACCGTCCGCGAGCAGCCCCCGCACCATGGCCTCGGGGGCGGGCCGCATGAAGAGTTCGGCGGTCTCGGTGCGGGAGATCTTGGCGATGACCCGGTTCGAGGCGATGACCCCGTCCGGCCCGCCGGCCCGCAGACCCGCGAGCCGGTATCGGACCAGGTGCGGCGTCAGCTTGAGGAAGGCGGACGCCTCCACGCAGGGCACGCCGTACTTGAGGAAGAGGTCGACGGAGGTCCGCTCGAGACGGTCCTCGCTCGGGCTGTGGATGAGATTGCAGGCGTAGCCGAGCCGGGGGATCTCGTCGCGGAACCGGATCAGTGCCTTCTCAACCGCCTCGGGGAGCAGTCCGGCCGCCCCGTACGAGCCGAGGAATCCCGCGCGGGCCATCGCGACGACCAGGTCGGCGGAGGCGATGCCGTTGGCCATGGCACCGCTCATGTACGCCTGCTGGAGGCCGTGCGCGGCGAGGAACGCGGCGCTGCCGAGCCGTTCGGGGCCGAGCGGGGGCACCGCGGCGACCACCTCGTGGGGGCCGTCGCCGGTGAGCGCCCCGCCGGCGGCCGCGCCCAGCCCGTACGGCCCGCGCACGATGTAGACGGGTTCGTCCAGGCGCATCAGGGTGTCGTAGACCCCGGTGTCGCCGACGGCCGGGTCTCCCGGCCCGGCCCACCGCGGCCGGTGCTGATCGGTGGTCATGCTGCGTCTCCTGTCGGTCGTGCGCGGGATCAGGCCTGGTCGTGGTGGATCTCGATGCCGATGCCACCGAGCTGGTAGATCCGCAGGGTGGACTTCCAGACGCTCGCGTCGCCGACCAGCTGGATCCGGCCCGGTGCGCGGCGCACCTCCTTGATGTGCACGTCGAACTCCATCTCGGGGTCGTCGCGCAGGATCTGGCCCCGGTAGGACCAGGTCGTCTCGGCTTCGGAGAGAAGGGCGAAGCGGGGATTGACCAGGCCGTCGGTGAGACCGGTCTCCACCGCGTAGACCTGGAGGCCCTGTAGGAGGGACTCGACGCCTAGCGAACCGGGCATCACCGGGTCGCGGTGGAAGTGGCAGGAGAAGTACCAGTCGTCCGGACGGATCGTGCGGTGTCCGCGCAGATAGCCGCGGCCGTGGTCACCACCGTCGGCCACGATGTCGACCCACTGGACGAGGTCGAGGTGGTCCCGGCCGATACGGGGGCCGGGGCGGGACGCCTCGGCGGCCCGGTAGGCCGCGAGGTCGACGCGGCGGGTCTCCTGGGGCCGGGAGGGCAGACGGTCGATCCAGGGCGCCACGTGCTTGCCCTTGTCCAGGCCGACCTGGTTCTCCAGGGCCTTGGCGCTGAAGTAGCCGAAGAGCGACTCGCCCCGGTAGAAGACCTCGCCGTCCGCGGACAGTTCGTAGCTGTAGTTCTGCAGGATGGAGCCCGGCATCTGGTCGCTGGACAGCAGCGTCGACCGGTGCTGAATCGTCTTGCCGCGCAGATCGACGTCCTTGACCAGGGTGGCGCGGCCGTCGAGGTTGCGGATGCTGAACTGCTCCTCGGGGAAGGGCAGGGTGGCACCCAGGTAGTAGCCGAGGAGGATGGCCGCCTGGAGGCTGGACTCCATGTGGACGCAGTTGGGCATGTGCGGGTGGCCGTTGTGGTCGTAGTACCAGGCGTCGTCCGGGGAGTCGTACTCGGTGACCATGACGGCCCCCCGCTTGAGGACGCCCCGGGTGCCCTCCAGCTCCATGACGCGGTCGACGAAGAGGAAGTCGCCGTTGGGGATGTACGGGGCACGGCTGTCGGCGTAGACCTCGAACTCGGGTCCCATGGCCGTGGCCAGGTCGCCCTTGGCGGCGTGGGCCATGTGGAACTCGCTGAGCAGCGCGGGCTTTCCGCTCGCGGGGCTCAGCCGGCCCAGGAAGTGCGGGACGGTCCCGCCGGCTTCGGGGCGGTAGGGCGCGCCGGGCTTCTCCACCAGCCGGATGCCGAGCCCGGTGACGCCGATGGACGGCTTGCCGTCGCGCAGCACGACCACGTCGGCGGTGATGGCGGGGCGCGGCACCAGGGTGAGGGAGGTGATGTCGACCTGGTACTCGATCTTCTCGTGCTCCGGGGTGATCTGCCCCCGGACCTT from Streptomyces sp. QL37 harbors:
- a CDS encoding acyl-CoA dehydrogenase, with the translated sequence MTLIDAPAPAAVPAAFAGAERLDRLLGDPWSPDNPYGFAAGVARDAAEEYPHGAEARLRAEDFHLCHLPGTLGGTLRTFEDTQILVRVAARRDVNVMPATMFSISAVMTVLAAGTQAQHRTVADWLREGRTIAFGLSEERAGSDVLANSCRLTPEGLLSGTKWLVGRGSSADAAVIVARTAERGAGAFTAVLLGPGELSGPQVRRGAPQPTTGMRGIDFADLEFDGLPVPPEAVVGDVGSGLAGALRAQQIVRMMSTAGCLATADTALRTALRFAGEHRTGGERVAGTPYGSRELALAAAELIATDLTVLTAARQAHVAPGTFGLASAVVKDVAVRLTADCVTRCHTLIGARAVLRDGPGAVLDKAVRDNAMVAVIDTSVLGNLRALAMHLPGYAPAFPDDREAPAVPDEPARERLRAVFALGDPTSLPGPDPAALDLGVRPKDDVLLGFAAYAPAIGEELSGRGEDRAAELVAGVRSALAAVVHESAGAQRDRARSAKVSPETLDLAGRLSLLRAAATAALAWWYHRDGDGLYGAAPGDTSWLVPVLTLLTTLADGRDPRTASYRDLAPAGRLATALDAAQRLFTALPVRLSDTPTKSEKNEEVEER
- a CDS encoding PfaD family polyunsaturated fatty acid/polyketide biosynthesis protein → MTTDQHRPRWAGPGDPAVGDTGVYDTLMRLDEPVYIVRGPYGLGAAAGGALTGDGPHEVVAAVPPLGPERLGSAAFLAAHGLQQAYMSGAMANGIASADLVVAMARAGFLGSYGAAGLLPEAVEKALIRFRDEIPRLGYACNLIHSPSEDRLERTSVDLFLKYGVPCVEASAFLKLTPHLVRYRLAGLRAGGPDGVIASNRVIAKISRTETAELFMRPAPEAMVRGLLADGLITEEQARLAPRVPLADDITVEADSGGHTDRRPLPALLPVIMRQRDAIMQEAGYAERIRIGAAGGIGTPDAAAAAFAMGADYIVTGSVNQSCVEAGTSPRVKEMLAQAGIADFDMAPAADMFEMGVELQVLRRGTFFPMRAKQLYDLYRTYDGIEALPQDVRTRVEQQIFRRPLDSVWEETAEYFARRDPGQLERAEGHPRRRAALVFRWYLGMASRWAKTGEADRAVDYQIWCGPAMGSFNSWVRGTYLAAPEHRRVADVGRQIMKGAAFHQRLAMLRAAGVAFPAGIATRPSPVDSAPRDSSVGVGQ